GAAGGGAAGCCACACTTCATgatgtggatggatggatggatggatggatggatggatggatggatggatggatggatggaaagagagaaagaaagaatgataaCTACAAGTATCCCAGATGGAATGCATAGGCAGCTGCAAGAGGGTTTCTTGGGGAATCCCACCTGGTAGGGGGATGCCCCAGGCAGTGATGTCTCGGCCAGGTCCTAAGGAATGAGATCAAGGTGTTGGGAGGGTGTTGTGTGCAAAAGAACATCACCGGTCAAGGTCCGGAGGCAGAAGAAACACAGACAGGGCAATGAGGCTGGAGGGGTGATCAGGGCGAGCACAGGCTGCTCACCCTCATGGTAGCTTCTTGAGGTTGGCCCCATCCAGAGCAGGAAACCCAAGGAGGCTCAGAAAAGAGCTCAGCCTTCTCCATAGAGCAACGACAAGACTCTGAAGAAGACACGTACATCAGCCGCATATCAAAACCCTTTCTAGCTGTTTAAAATCGCTTCCGAGCAGTGCTTCTCCACCAGCACTGTTGGCGTTTGGGGAGCGCCAGTTCTTTGCAGTGGAGGACATTTAGCCTCCCTGGCCCAGGTACTAAAGGTGTGGGCCAACCCCCCACTCCCAGGGCAGACCCACTGCTATAGCTGTGGGCCAAGGGCTATGACCTCTGACGTCTGACGTCGGTTCCAGATTCTGCCACTAAATTTTGCCCTTGGGTCCTCGGTCTCTTCATCTGTCAAATAAAGAACTAGAACAGACCCATGAACCTCCCCCGACCCCTCTTTTGGAGTTTCTTGACTCAATGGCCAATACCCCCATCCCCCAGCTACACCAGGCAGAAGTCTGACTGTCATCCATGCCTCTTCCACCCCCTCACCTATCACCTCCACCTCTACTTAATTCTGTTATTTTTCCCTCCATCTCTCCAAGCCATCTACTCCATCTCCCTGGCACCACCACCTTGTTGCCAAAAAAGCACAGTTGCTTCCTTGCTTCCATTCTCACCACCCTTCAGTCTTTCTCAAAGCAGCCAGATGTCCTTAAAAGTGGAGATCAGGTCACTTACCTGCCCAAAACCTACAATGGCTACCCATTGCTCTCAGGACAGAGATTGCAATGAAGGTCTCACATTTCCACATGCTCAGGTCCCCACCAGTCACGCCAGCCTCATTGTGTACCACCTGTGCAAGCTGTGTCCTCTGCCAGCGTAAAAACTAGCTtagcattttttaatttataatcttCCTGAGGGCAGGGGCCATTCTGACTTACATTGCAGCCCTCAGCCCTGGGTCTGGCATCTAAAAGAAGTTTGATAAATAGGGAACTAATGAGGATGCTCAGTGGCTGTCATGGGTGAGCTTTGCCACCCTGACAGCTCAGAGggagagattcctggtgccccggAATTCAGGGCCACCGGGATGGGTTTCGAGCTGGCCTGGAAGGCTGGGATAGCCTTGGCTGGGGCAGAAAGAAAGCGGAGGAATTCCAGGCAGGTGGAGTCTTGTGAACCAAAGCATAAAGTCGGAAACCAGAACAGGCCTGGGAGCTCAGCAAGGGGGAGAGTGTGCAGCCCAAGTAGGAGTTGGAGTGTGGGGACGTTCTGGGCCAAGAGGGGTCTTTGGGCCTCCACCCTGGGGGTCAGGTCCACAGGGTGAGAGTGGCAGGAGTGACTAGTTTCCCAGGGGCAGCGTGGAGTGAGAGCCAGCTATTGCAGACAGCATTCAAGGTTTTGCTGAAGGGTAACCGGAGGCCTGGTTTTCCCAAGCTGGTCTGAGCCGTTGACTTGGCTCTCCTGCCGAAGCACCTTGTCACCACTGCCTATGGCCCCTCTGACCTCTgcacttccccctccccacccagtgcATCGTGAGCGTGGCTGGTGGGGCCACTCGGGCCGCATTGACCATGCACCAGGCCCGAAGAAACAATATGGCCGACGTGGCAGCCAAAGATAGCAGCCAGGTGAGCAGCGGGGATGGGAGGCGGAGGTCCAGGCCAGGCCACGGTTGGGAAACATGGAGGGTAGGACCTGAGTGCCAGTGGGGGTAGGGCCACAGGCAGAAGCTGAACCCCAGCTTCACCCTTTCCCTCTCTAGGCTGTGGCCCCGCCCTGGGTGGTAGATCATCTCATCTAATGAGGCCCCACATTgaaaagcatttggcaaactAAGCGCAAGTGGGTGGCCAGGGTCACTGGCCAGAGGTCTCCACTCAGCAGTTTAGCAGACacttctgccccagcccctccgccTGATCAGGGGAGTCGGAAGTGGAGGTGGGAACACCCCTAAGATTGAACCCTGCAAGTCTTGGCACCCCCCTGCAGAAGTCAGGGTGTTTTTGCACATCTCATCATTCAGCTTTCACATGAGCCCCATGGGGCAGCTGCCAGGACTCACCCTGTTTTACAGAGGAACAGAGTGAGCCCCAGGGAGGGCCCAGAAGTGTGGGCTGGTTTTCATTGACACTgaagcaatttaaaaattttgttgttattttttaggtactggggccaggattgaacctaggacctcgtatgtggtgtgccggcactcaaccacttgagctatactGGCTCCCATACACTAAAGCAATTTAGAAACCCCTTCTCCATCCAGTCACACTTTCTGGCCTCCCTGATACTGTTTTACTCAATTTCCAAACAGAagttcatttaaaagaaaaagcttGAAAACACTAAAACTAACTCTTTTGAGTACTATTATCTCAAGCTAATGTTTATTAATCATTAACCATGTGCCAAGTATTTCCTATGCATGGACTCGTTAAACCCATACAGCGTTCTTGTGCAATGGGTATTCACTGccaccatttcacagatgagcaaacaaggcacagagaggtccaGTCTCCTGGGTGACGGGTCCAGCCCCTTCTCTGTGGATCCAGTTGGACCTGTTCTTCCCCACTATCTCTCCTAGCTCTAAATCTGTGGATTGTTAGGGAGGCAGAAATGAGTATAACCCaggctctgattttttttttccaataaagtcctcttttatttttttcttgttagaaATTATTCTTTATTGATTAATTAAATCACCAGGAATTTTCTGCACAGACATCTTAATGACCACCAAGGCCTGGGCTCTGGGGCTCACTCTGCCTCTCCCAGTCCTTAACGGGGTTTAGAGGGAGAAACATCATTAACAGAGACCAGGCCAGGTGGTTACGGGTCCTTCTTTCCCAGTCATTGGACAAGCTGCTCAATTCTCGTCCAAAGCAGGAAAGAGGCTCTGATCTTTAGAATCTCCCAGGGGAGCTGGTGtcattcagtggttgagtgcctgcttcccatgtccaaggtcctgagttcaatctccgatacctcctaaagagtaaaattgattgattgattttaaaaagaatttcctAACTGCCGGCCCACTCTCTCCCTCCTGCTCCTTCTCTCCCCAGCTATATTTTCCCAGGCCCCAGGGGTTCATCAGTCCACAGCAGCAGTAAGGGGCAACCTGGGACCTGGGACATGTGCTCCGTTCCACAGCAGACTCCTGTTTTGCACTGATGTTGCTTTTGTTGCCACTTGGTGTGGCTATTGAAGATGGCTGTTCCCACCTGGGGGGAGGTGTCCCTCTGCTCCCAAGGCCCCTGATCCCCAGTTTACTAGCATGTCCATAGCCCACCCCCTTGCCAGGAGGGCTAAATCAGAAGTGTTCACCCTCAGGCCCCCTTTGCCAGAACCAGCTGCCCCCTGGGGGCCCTGTAGGCAGAAGCAGCAGTCCAGAGTCTTCCCTCGAGCTGggggcagggaagtggatatagctcaagcggttgagtgcctgcttcccacatgagaggtcctgggttcagttcctagttcTTCCTAGAGGGAAAAAggacaaacaaaaagcaaagaacaaGCAAAGGGACCAATTAAGGGATGCTGATgaagctcagtagttgagtgctgacttcccatatgtgaggtcccaggttcaatccctgaccctggtacctcaaaaaacaaaacaaagcaaaaacagagTTGGGATAGGCAGCCCAAGGTCTTTTCCTGTCAGAGGACCTCTTAGGCTGCCACACAGGTTTCTAATAACATTGATTCCCGATGGAAGAGGTTTGAGtcttgttccttttcttcctgTGTAGTTTGTTGACCCTTTTGCAGATTTGTCTGCCCCTTTCCCACCTGTTACATGCAAAGGATCTTGGGGGAATCAGCCTTTTTTAAACTACCAAATAAAAGTGGTTCCCCACTCTGTGGACATTCACCTGCCTGAGTGAGTATGGGGCTACTGGTGTGACTCTTGCAAAACAATGAAGACATGTTCCAAGGGTGTTGTATCTGTCCCAGCAGAGAAGCAActcaccaaaaattttaaaaatttactaggCATGATCGCCAGAGTCGGGAGCCCTGGGGGTTCAGACACTTGCCCTCGGGGGCCTGGTGATGAGGCCTCCAGCTCCCACCCCCTCTGTTATTTCCCAGGAGACTCTGGTGAACCTGGCAGGGCTCCTGGTCAGCCTCCTGATGCTTCCCCTGGTGTCAGATCAGCCTAGGTGAGCCAGATCGAGGGCGGGCAGAGACACCCGGCTAGGCCTCGGCCCCTATTGACCCCTTCACTCTCTCGCCCCAGCCTCAGCCTTGGATGTTTCTTCCTCCTCACTGCCCTCCACATCTACGCCAACTACCGGGCGGTCCGAGCTCTTGTCATTGAGACCTTGAACAAAGGCCGGCTCTGGCTGGTCCTGAATCACTTCCTTCAGAGGGGTGAAGTGCTCGACCCCACTTCAGCCAATCAGATGGAGCCACTGTGGACAGGTGACCCATCCCCTCCGTCTTGGGTCCTTTGTCTCCCAGCCTCTCCTGCGCCCAGGTGTCCTGACTCCAGCTTCCCACAGGTTTCTGGCCATCTCTGACTCTGTCCCTGGGGGTTCCACTACACTGCTTGGTCTCCAGGTGAGGGGTCCAATatctcccaccccacctctccactGATCACTCTGGCCGTCCCCTCCCCACATACATGCTTCTTATTCCGGTTGCACACTGGCCTCCCCTGACCCCTCCTGTTGGAGGTTCTCTTCTTCCATTGGTGGCCATTGAGGATGCCTGAGGGCAGCCGGGTGGGCAACACCAAGTAGAGATGAGTGATAGGCTTTTTGGATGAAGGAAGGATGAGTGATGGGGAGAACGAATGACGgtacaagaagaaaggaagggtaGATGTGGGGTGTGTGGGTAGTGGCTAAGGGCTAGATAGGTAATAGGTGAAGGACAGACAGTTGTGGTCACTCCTGCCTTTGGCTTTCCCATCCCCCGCTGCACTCTTCTCTCCCCAGCGTCTCGGAGCTACAGCAGCTGACCGAGGGGCACCAGGAACCTTACCTCCTGCACTGGGACCGGTCACGGAGTGAGTATGAAGCCTTCTCCCAGCCATAGACCCACCCCCTGGGGCAGCCCCTTATCCCTCCAGCTCCAAGACCCCCAGCCCTGGACAAGCCCTCTGCAGTCAGGAGACTGCCAGGTGTCCTGGGGGAGCCTGCTGACTAAGACTTGAATGCATTCTGGCTTCTCGGCTAATATGGCTTCACTACTAATTAGCAGCATGTCCCAAAGAAATTCACTTTacccctctgtaaaatggagctagCAACATCTGCCGTTTTAGCTTGCAGTGATCAAATAAGGTGTACAGGTTATTGCAGCACACGCAGATAAGATGATGAGCAAATCACTTTGCTCTCCCTAGGTCTCCTCTTGGGGAAATAAGTTCCCCTATTGAGTTTATTGTCTGCTCTGGGAAATATTATAAATACCATGTTCTCCCTTTGAGGCTTGTTCAGGAAACCACTTCTTTAAATACAAAGCCAGAGCCCATGCCCAGAACTAAAAGAGAAGGCCTGACTGATTACTGGAAACACAGGAGATGTCCATGTGCTCCCAagtgcttgtattctcactagccattaaagaaatagaaaaaagtgaGCTGCTGTGATACTGTCTTTGGAAATTGGGTGCTTCAGTTTGGCCAGGGCACTGAGGGGCAACaggagggggtgaggggatggCCTTCTGTGCCTCACCAAGGCCTCTGGCATAGAGGGGGTTGGTAGGGTCAAGGGTGTTGGGAGAGGGCCCTGCCCTCACACCAGTCTGCCCCTGCTCTCTCCAGACAAGGTGCAGGTAGTTCTGAGCCAGACAGCAGGCCCTGAGACCATCCTAAGGGCCACTACACACGGCCTGGTGCTTGGAGCCTTGCAGGGAGATGGGCTTCTCCCAGGAGAGCTGGAGGAGCTGAGGAACCGGGTGCAGGCAGGTAAGACCCCCTGAGCTGGGCTGCCAAGGACTCTGAGAGGGGTTGGAGAGAGGAGGGAGCCTGCCCTGCTTGGGGACCTGAGAGCTTTTGATtctgctgcccctgccccaggtCCTAAGGAAGATAGCTGGGTCATCGTCAAGGAGATGCACCAAGTGTTGGACAGGTTGTTCCCAAAATTCTTGAAAGGTAACATCCCTCAGCCCCATGGCGCATTGGCCTCTGAAGCCTTTCTCCCAGGGCCCTgcctacccccccacccctctacCTGGGAGGTAGAATACCTGGGCTGTCTTGGTCACCTTAGGGCTGGGCCTCAGTTGCCCTGTCTGCAAGAGAGGGAGAGGTTAGGATGTTCTCTGAGGCTGCATTAAGTGTTGACAGGTGTGTAATCCCAGTTGGCCTTGAAGAAATTTAGGGGAGGAAGGAAATTTTAATTAGCAACTACTTGGTGCCTGCCCTTTTCCACAGGGTCTCTCAGTGAATTCTTCCTGCCATCAGATGGGGTTTTAGCCTCATTTTATGAGCTCAGAGAGGGTAAAGACCTTGCCAGAGGTGATGGGAGCCCAAGTAGTATACAAGCTTGTTCGTGCCCCATGCCACTCCTTGCTTCCTCCCCAGGGGTGGCCCCAAGTCTCCCCCTAGCAGTCCAGGCAGCAGCCCATGACCTCTCTTTAGGATTGCAGGATGCTGGCTGGAAGACCGAGAAGCATCAGCTCGAGGTGGATGAGTGGAGGGCCACGTGGCTCCCATCTCCAGAAAAGAAGTTCTTGTGAGCAGCCAGGACCCAGGACAGGAAGCAAGGACACAGGGACCACAGCAGGACAGAGGAAAGGCAGCTTTATTTTTGCTTAGGGGAACTGTCAGGGCCAGTTGATCAAGCCCCAGTGGGAAGTAGCTGCCAGTCAGCCGGCCTAGGCCTGGGCAGAGACAAGGCTGGGAAGAGGGGAGCCAGGACCTCCCGTGCTCCTCCCCCAGTCCCTTCTCCAGGGACCACTGCACGTCCTCATCCCCACTCCTGGGAGGCTGAGCCCTGGCCCGGCTCCTGCCACCCCACACACTCAGGCATAAAAGCCCCAAAGGAAGGTGGCCACAGCCATCATGAGCAAGGCGTTGAGGTTGACCACCCGGGCCCAGCGCGGGTCCTCGCTGATGTCCTCCAGCCGCCTGGCTGCTGCAGCCACCTCCTCCTGTGTAGGGGGTGGGGGGCCACCTGCCCCACCCCTGTTCATTCCACAGAACCAGAGCAGGCACTGGCGGCAccagccaggggctgggggccggggctcTGGGAGAAAGTGAGGCCCTGTGGTTGGTGGGCAGGAACTggctcccccagctccccagccCCATAGGGGCTGTGCCCTCCCACCGGGGCTATGCCCTCACCCTCCATCTCCAGCGAGTGCTCTGGGCGCCCATTCTGGACAGGGGGTGAGATCGGGCCTTCCGGCTCATCAGCATCCAGGTCCTCCCGTTCCTCCTTGCTGTGCCGGAGACTGAAAACCAGGCGGTgcagctggggaggggtgggagcagggagcaggtggGAGTTCTGTACCCCCACCACCCAAGGACTAAGTAAGGTCTCCTGTCCACATCCAACCCTGCCTTCCCTCACCCACCTTCATTCAGCCTGCCCACCTTGCCCAGGTGCAGCTCACTCAAGTTTGACTTTCCCCAGCTGCCCTTCACCCTCAGCTGGGTATTTAAAGGTGCCAGCCCTGCTCACCCCCCTCAGGCTTCCTCACCCCAAGTCCCCTATTACCCTTCCAGAGTTTTAGCCCTGCAGACTCTCCCCTACAGTCCCACCAACATAATTTTCCTTCCTGTGAGTATTTGcgcccttgatttcctcctgctgcccttctCCACCTATggtctccacacacacacacacacacacacacacaccccatctTCTGGGATCCCCCTCTCTTGTCCTGCCTCCCAGAAGCCCTTCCCTGGAGCAGCAGCACAAGAGCAAACTCTTTCCTGGGCTTTCAAGATGGTATAATTTGTCCTTTTCCGCCACCAGTCAGATCCTGCGGCTTGAGCCCTGAAGGTCACCCCAAAGATTGGCTTCCCAAACCATCTCAAATAAATATATCACTTAAATCAAGACATTGTGCTTGGCTATGCTGATGAAACTTCAGACAGGATCCACAACCTGCCCCTACCAGCCTTCGGAGCAAAAATTCTCGGGTCCGCCCCCACTGGGCGTAGCGGGAGGCGGTGGAGCGGGAGAGGAGAGGCGAGCACGCCTGCTGGGCGCTTACGTGCTTGCGCGGTATGGGCGCCGTGCACAGGGAGACGGCGAGGGTAAGGAGGCCCGAGCCCACGAAGAGCACGATGGCAAAGTAGAGGTAGTGCACGCCGCAGAGGAGCGCCGGGCACGCCGAGGGGCGCACGCAGCTGCCCGAGCCGAAGGAGAACTCGGGGATGAGGCGTGCCAAGCCCATCAGCAGACCCCCAATGAGCCCCCAGAAGGCACCCTGCGGGGGGAGACAGCGTCAGCCTCCTGGGGAGGCCCCGACCCTGCCCCAAGGTCACGACAGGTACGCACCCACCTTCTCATTGACGCGGGGCACGAAGAGTGCCAGCACGAAGACAGCGGACACGGGCGGCGCCAGGTAGCTGGACACGGCCTGGATGTAATCGAAGAGCTGCCCACCCTGCGCCGCCTGCACCACGGGGAGCCAGGCCACCGACACGGCCACGATGAGCACCACCCAGAGCCTGCAGGGGGCGGCCCCCCGAGTCTTCATCCAGGCCTCCGCGCGGGagctccctgcctgccccccctCCCGGGCTGGTTcttggggcggggggtggggagaaccCCCGGCCGCACCGTCCAACCAGCAGCAGCTCGCGGTCGCCGGCGCGGGGCCGCAGGCGCGTGTAGATGTCCATGGTGAAGAGCGTGCTGCTGCTGTTGAAGATCGAGGCGAGCGAGGACATGAGCGCGGCCAGCATGACCGCCAGCATGAGTCCACGCAGACCTGCGGGCCCACCGCAGCCGTGAGGGGCGCCCCCTGCCGGCGGCAGTCTGCGCACCGGGCCCGCACCCGCGGGCAGGGAGCAGGGCGGGGTCCTCTCACCGTTGGGCATGAGATTCACCACGAGCCGAGGGTAGGCGATGTTGGAGCAGCCCACCTCAGTGCCGCACACGCGCTGACACACCTCGGGCACCACGCACGCCACCTCGTCTGCGGGAGAGAGATACCCGGACTGGGAACGAGGATCCCCAAAGTGGGCTGGAGATCTTAGAGAGGGAAAATGGGACCCGTGGTGAGAGATGGGACTGGGCAACCGGGTTCCGGGATCTGAGGACGGTTACGCCAGGATCCTGACACAAGAGCAGGTCCAGGACGGGCGCAGGACCCTGGGTGGGGGCGGGAAGGCGGACGTTACCCGGGTAAAGAATGCGACTAATCATGCCCGGCATAACCATGAGGAACATGGGCATCATCTTCAGGTAACCGCACAGGATGCAGCCCGCCTTGATGTGGGTCAGGTTCTTCCCGGCCAGGCAGCGCTGCACTATGACCTGCGACAAGGGCAAGGGGCCTGCGTCGGCCCCGAGGCCCCACCCCCTCAGGCCTGGCCTCAACGCGTTCTAATCCGGGGTCCCGGCAGGTGTCTGGCTCCGCCCGCACGGGGCTCAGCTACATGCCTAGGCCCTGCCCCTCGCCCCGCCCATCGGTTTAGCCCCACCCACTGGGGGTTTCCGGGGGGGGGCCCCCGTCCCACCCCTCTGGCCACGCCTTCCAATTCTCCCTGGCCCTGGACTCAGGCTCCACCCATCTCAGCCCCGGCCCCGCTGCGCTCACGTCCCCGCACCTGGTCGCTACACCAGTACCAGCCCGAGACAATGGTGAGCCCCAGAAGCAGCGCGGGCCACGGCAAGTCTCCCGTCACAGGGTCGCGGAGCAGGTGGTAGGAGTCAGGCCGAGGTCGATAGCAGGAGCTGGAGATGTTGCCCACGGCCGGGTCCTCGGACACCGTCAGCCTCGTCACCGCCTCCAGGTACTTGTCGAAGAGCCCCGAATACCCGCCCACCGCGTGGAAGGCTGTTCGAGCGAGGCGGTCAGGGGCCCCGGTGCTCCCGTCGAGGCCCTCCCTGGGACCCACGTGCTGGAGATGATGCGCGTGGCTGCTGCTCACGGGCTGAGAGCTCTGCTACCCGCACCCTCCGCGTCCCCCTTCCCCCAAGGCCGAGCCCCGTACCGTAGCCCATGAGGATGAAGGCGCCCCCCAGAATGACGAAGGTCTGCACGGTATCCGTGTACATCAGCGCGGCCAGCCCACCTGCAACGGGCGTGGGTCAGTGGGGGGCGCTCACAGTCTCACAGTTGGCGGCCCCTCGAACAGACCCGGGCTTTGTGCGAATTTGGGAAAGGTGCGCCTTCCTGGGGAACACATTTCCAAAGGGAGGTCCCTTCCCCGGGCTGAGGCACCCCGGCACCAGAGGCAAGGCTTGATGAGCAGAATGCGGGCTGAGCTGGAGGTTCCGCTGAGGCGGCGGAGAGCCCCTGTGCAGGAATCCCACTGTGCGCCCCTTTTTGGGTGCCAGTTTACACGTTTCTGTCATACGAGGGGGTGACTCTCTGAGgtccagttctcagtttatgcCCTCCCCTGGGCGGGGCCGCTCCTGCCCACGCTGACCTCAGGCGCCGCCCACTCTGGCCCGGGGTATGCCTCCAGATCCTCCCGCGCCAATCCGCGATCCTCGGAACAGAGTTTGTCGAGAGAGAGAGCCGGGACAGGCTAAGACACTTGCCCCTCCAGCGTTCAAGAAGCGCAGGAGCTGCTGAGCCTTCCTACCCTTCTCCCCGCCCCTAGTCCTCACTCCGAGGCCCAGCACTGCCTCAGCGCTCCGAACTTCCGGGTCGAAATCCAAGAGGCAGTGGGGGGCCGCGAGGGCAAGTTTGCTTTCCAAGGGTTCGGATCCCCCTCCTGTTGGGACCACATGGCACTTCCAAACCTCTCCATCCCGCTTTCCTCTGTGACTCCCCTAAACGCGGCCCACGGTTCCACCCTGGGGGCACGTGTCTCAGCCCcgctcccttccctcagcccCTTCCGTGTCCACCTGTCACCGTGTAGATCATGGTGATGCCCAAGAGCGCGATGACGGAGGCGTAGATGTTCCAGCCCAGAGCCTGCTGGATGAACACTGCCCCGGAGAACATGTCCACCTTGAAGGGTGGAAGAAGGGCGCAGGTCAGGACGCAGGGGCCAGCAGGGCAGGGACCCAGGACCCCTCCTGcccagctccccccccccccagtggtcACGCCCTCAAAGGCGCCCTCCTTCGTGCCCACCCACTGTGGCCGGGACCCCAGACACCTGTTTCTCCCAGGCCCTCCCCCATGGTTGTTTCGACAGGTTTCTCCTTGGCCGCCCCCTCCAAGGACACCCTGAGACCTCCCCGCAGCGGCCCCGCCCTTCCAGGGTGCCGGCCGCGCGGGCGCACCGAGATCTTGGTGAAGATGTACAGGAACAGCGAGAGCACCGACAGGTAGAGACGGATGCGGTGGCCGCCGAAGCGCTTGCGCAGGTACTGCGGCATGGTGATGACGCCCGCGGTGAGGTAGACCGGCGCGAAGAGCCAGCCCAGAAGCAGCACCACGAACAGCGCCTGCGGACACAGCGCGGCGGCTGAGGGTCACCGGGCCGAGAGCCGGCCCTGAGCGCGCTGTTCCCCCGGAAGGGCCCGAGAGACCTTCTCTTCCAGAACATGCCGCTCCAAGGCAAGTGGCAACTGTGGGTGATGGCCCTGGGCATGACAGGCCAGGGTCTTGATTTAACCAGAATCCTCCTTGCCCTCCCAGCCCTGGCCAGTCCCTCCCAGGAAGgggctcctgcctccctccctctgcttccCGAGCTCTTGAACCCAAACACAGAGGCCCTCGGCCTTGCTCCCAGGCAGAGCTGCCTCCCCTCTCCTGTCCGCCATCCAAGGCTCAGCTCAGAgacctcctcctccaggaagccctgagCTCAAAGCACTGATCTGCCCCCATCTTCCAAGGTGAACCTCAGTCCCAGAGCTTTGTCTCCTCTTCCCACTTCTGCAAGAGGCTTTAATTTGGTACAGCAGTCCTCACAAGTCACACCTTCAAAGGGGCTAACAGGTGCTTGGCTATCTTTGAGACCCACTTTACAGAGGGTAGGGGCTGGTCCGCATTCACACAGCAAATTAGAAACAGACTTTCCCCTGATTTGTAAGTCCACTGGGACCCTCACTCCCAGCACAACCCCAGCCCACCACTGGGAAGGCCATCTCCCTGCCTTCCCGAGGTCAGATCCTCCCAGGGGTTCCCATggccgggtgggggggggggtgattgGGAGCCTCACATTCCACTCAAAACCAGCCACGGCCAAGCCACTTGCAGCACCAGTCCCTGCCAGGCCCACAAAGTGGCCACTGCCGATGTTGCTGGCGAAGAGAGAGGCCCCGACCTGGATGACCGGAGAGGGGGGTGAGCCAGGCTGCCTCCCTGGGCCCCTCCCAGCTCCACAGCCCAGACCTGCTCACCG
Above is a window of Dasypus novemcinctus isolate mDasNov1 chromosome 23, mDasNov1.1.hap2, whole genome shotgun sequence DNA encoding:
- the RUSF1 gene encoding RUS family member 1, yielding MADHPGIGAQLCSEQFGSGASRNCCAAADGSLQWEAGRRRWWRLSGAFAVKPAGQDGSGAGAPGTTSLPLSDLQAVFLPQGFPDSVSPDYLPYQLWDSVQAFASSLSGSLATQAVLLGIGVGDAKASVSAATATWLVKDSTGMLGRIIFAWWKGIKLDCNAKQWRLFADILNDIAMFLEIMAPVYPIFFTLTICTSNLAKCIVSVAGGATRAALTMHQARRNNMADVAAKDSSQETLVNLAGLLVSLLMLPLVSDQPSLSLGCFFLLTALHIYANYRAVRALVIETLNKGRLWLVLNHFLQRGEVLDPTSANQMEPLWTGFWPSLTLSLGVPLHCLVSSVSELQQLTEGHQEPYLLHWDRSRNKVQVVLSQTAGPETILRATTHGLVLGALQGDGLLPGELEELRNRVQAGPKEDSWVIVKEMHQVLDRLFPKFLKGLQDAGWKTEKHQLEVDEWRATWLPSPEKKFL